Proteins encoded together in one Lepisosteus oculatus isolate fLepOcu1 chromosome 2, fLepOcu1.hap2, whole genome shotgun sequence window:
- the LOC107077740 gene encoding thrombomodulin-like, protein MESLMRILATVQFILQITGKSAKSGVCVGNACYSINQDSTTFQTAKNKCELQGNLMTVRSSVSNEVLAVLIANSKADFWIGLQRPAGRCTDNTAKLRGYVWVTEDENTDFTNWENSVSACSRQCVSVSSDLKWKERSCQDEVDGFLCEYNFNKTCDPLPQDFDEFILYKTPLGIKGEDLASIPPGSIATLKPSDFKVLCVADETNSWIQGPWSCEFENGGCEHQCRMKNGKPECICPPNEELKGNKLNCNKMNLCVNSDCEHLCVNHNDSYTCLCEYGFKLEEDGKRCRDIDDCELPGICGHEKVCVNTPGSFECRCPDGYEDVKGECEDIDECLNDVCQQECENVMGSYKCSCFQGYMQRNENTSKCELYCSSYECPAVCDPNVYWMCKCPDGFVLDQREDGLYCVDIDECESGTYCSHFCNNTFGSYSCYCEKGFYLLNNFLCVSEEEKVGSTTTIFSPVVSGFVTPTSNYTVDDTYIVTPGVLFGIVICTVVIILVLIFFLHWVYKNHVKAGPAFNPKKKDLRVDPHESTEMSTDAGFI, encoded by the coding sequence ATGGAGAGTTTAATGAGAATTCTTGCTACGGTTcagtttattttacaaataacgGGAAAATCGGCGAAAAGTGGTGTCTGTGTAGGAAACGCCTGCTACAGCATAAACCAGGATTCCACCACTTTTCAGACAGCCAAGAACAAATGTGAGTTGCAAGGAAATTTAATGACCGTCCGATCATCGGTATCAAACGAAGTACTCGCTGTGTTAATAGCGAATTCAAAAGCAGATTTCTGGATCGGGCTTCAGCGTCCTGCAGGGCGATGCACCGATAACACCGCTAAACTGAGAGGATACGTGTGGGTAACAGAAGAtgaaaacacagactttaccaaCTGGGAAAACAGTGTCTCAGCCTGCTCTCGGCAGTGTGTCTCAGTTTCCAGCGATCTGAAGTGGAAGGAAAGGTCTTGTCAGGATGAAGTGGATGGATTTCTGTGTGAGTACAATTTCAATAAAACCTGTGACCCTCTGCCACAAGACTttgatgagtttattttatACAAAACTCCTTTAGGAATTAAGGGAGAGGATCTCGCCTCCATTCCTCCTGGAAGCATTGCAACACTGAAACCTTCTGATTTCAAAGTCTTATGTGTGGCTGATGAGACTAATAGCTGGATTCAGGGACCTTGGAGTTGTGAGTTTGAAAACGGTGGCTGTGAGCACCAGTGCAGAATGAAGAATGGTAAACCAGAGTGTATTTGCCCACCTAACGAGGAACTGAAAGGTAATAAACTAAACTGTAATAAAATGAATCTGTGTGTCAATTCAGACTGCGAACACCTCTGTGTGAATCACAATGACAGCTATACATGCCTGTGCGAATATGGGTTCAAGCTGGAAGAGGATGGGAAGCGATGTAGAGACATAGATGACTGCGAACTTCCAGGAATTTGTGGCCATGAGAAGGTGTGTGTGAACACGCCTGGCAGTTTTGAGTGCAGATGCCCAGATGGATATGAAGATGTTAAGGGTGAATGCGAAGACATTGATGAATGTTTGAATGATGTATGCCAGCAGGAATGTGAAAATGTAATGGGTAGTTACAAGTGTTCCTGTTTTCAGGGATACatgcaaagaaatgaaaatacttcTAAGTGTGAACTATATTGCTCCTCATATGAATGTCCAGCTGTATGTGATCCAAACGTTTACTGGATGTGTAAGTGCCCAGATGGATTTGTATTAGACCAAAGGGAAGATGGTTTGTACTGTGTTGATATTGACGAATGTGAATCTGGCACCTACTGTTCTCACTTTTGCAACAACACATTCGGGAgttacagctgttactgtgaaaAAGGGTTTTATCTTCTTAAtaattttttgtgtgtttctgaagaagaaaaagtAGGATCCACAACAACTATCTTTTCTCCAGTTGTAAGTGGTTTTGTTACTCCAACTTCGAACTACACTGTAGATGACACATATATAGTAACTCCTGGAGTCCTTTTTGGAATTGTCATTTGTACTGTTGTGATTATATTAGTTTTGATATTTTTCCTCCACTGGGTCTATAAAAATCATGTAAAAGCAGGACCTGCTTTTAACCCAAAGAAGAAAGACCTGCGTGTAGATCCTCATGAAAGTACTGAAATGAGCACTGATGCAGGCTTTATTTGA